A region of bacterium DNA encodes the following proteins:
- a CDS encoding phosphoglucomutase/phosphomannomutase family protein yields MAKISFGTSGWRAIISEEFTFANVRIVTQAIAQYLQQEQLDTRGVVVGYDTRFLSDKFAKTCAEVFAGNRIPVYLSDRDVPTPAISFEIISRQVAGGVNITASHNPPEYNGIKFSPFTGGPAPVEVTSRIEQIANQLISSGATPHVLPLSEAIEKKLVQEIDIRSRYLTYIREKIDWDSIRKANLKIVVDLLYGTGKGYLDVLLREAGCEIEVLHAERDVYFGGRTPEPSENNLKELKLKVKEMTAHLGLALDGDADRFGIIDSDGTYITPNQVIALLFLHLIDSRKWTGAVVRSIATTHLIDAIAKEKGIQVYETPVGFKYIGELMSQQEIIIGGEESGGLSIYRHVPEKDGIIACLLVAELIAHQKKSLGILLKDIYKKYGSYFVQRIDLRTDNIKKQAILSQLRSNTPTLFAGLRVKEIKTVDGICFVLEDGSWVLIRPSGTEPLLRCYAEAKSEKTLQEIVDSLYKLLR; encoded by the coding sequence ATGGCAAAAATATCTTTTGGAACATCTGGATGGCGGGCGATTATCTCTGAAGAATTTACCTTCGCTAATGTTCGTATTGTGACACAAGCGATCGCACAGTATCTTCAACAAGAACAATTAGATACACGAGGAGTAGTTGTCGGATATGATACTCGCTTCTTATCCGATAAATTTGCGAAAACATGTGCGGAAGTATTTGCTGGAAACAGAATCCCAGTATATTTAAGTGACCGTGATGTGCCAACTCCAGCAATATCGTTTGAGATTATTTCTCGGCAGGTAGCTGGTGGAGTTAATATCACCGCTTCCCATAATCCACCAGAATATAATGGGATAAAATTTTCGCCATTTACCGGCGGTCCAGCACCGGTTGAAGTAACCAGTAGAATTGAGCAGATAGCAAATCAATTGATTAGTTCGGGAGCTACGCCTCATGTACTGCCATTATCAGAAGCGATAGAGAAAAAATTAGTACAAGAGATAGATATCAGATCGCGATATTTAACTTATATACGCGAAAAGATAGATTGGGATAGCATTCGAAAAGCAAACTTGAAAATTGTTGTTGACCTTCTCTATGGAACGGGTAAAGGATATCTTGATGTGCTCCTACGAGAAGCCGGATGTGAAATAGAGGTACTCCATGCAGAACGAGATGTCTATTTTGGTGGGAGAACCCCAGAACCGTCCGAGAACAATTTAAAAGAATTGAAGTTGAAAGTAAAAGAAATGACCGCACATTTGGGATTAGCGTTAGACGGTGACGCTGATCGGTTTGGAATAATTGATTCTGATGGAACATATATTACCCCGAATCAAGTGATAGCACTATTATTTCTCCATCTTATTGATTCGCGTAAGTGGACTGGCGCAGTTGTTCGGTCGATTGCGACTACTCATCTTATTGATGCTATTGCTAAAGAAAAAGGAATTCAAGTATATGAAACCCCAGTTGGGTTCAAATATATTGGTGAGTTGATGTCACAACAAGAGATTATTATTGGTGGAGAAGAGAGCGGTGGATTGAGTATATATCGCCATGTTCCGGAAAAAGACGGTATCATTGCATGTTTATTGGTCGCTGAATTGATTGCACATCAGAAAAAATCGTTGGGAATATTGTTAAAAGATATCTATAAGAAATATGGAAGTTATTTCGTACAGCGCATTGATTTAAGAACTGATAATATAAAGAAACAAGCGATTTTAAGCCAATTACGGTCAAATACCCCGACACTTTTTGCCGGATTGAGAGTGAAAGAAATTAAAACAGTTGATGGGATTTGTTTTGTTCTTGAAGATGGAAGTTGGGTATTAATACGTCCATCGGGAACTGAACCGCTCTTACGTTGTTATGCGGAAGCAAAAAGCGAAAAAACCCTTCAGGAAATAGTTGATAGTTTATATAAGCTGCTACGATAA
- the carB gene encoding carbamoyl-phosphate synthase large subunit: MPKRTDIKKILIIGSGPIVIGQACEFDYSGTQGCKALREEGYEVVLVNSNPATIMTDPQMGDRTYIEPITADIIAKIIERERPHALLPTLGGQTGLNVSLELYENGILEQFNVELIGAKAEAIKKAEDRSLFKKCMENIGLKVPKSGLAYTVEDALQLVKDIGYPNIIRPAFTLGGSGGSIAYDETDFLEKVQWGLATSPIHQVLIEQSVIGWKEFELEVMRDIADNVVIICSIENFDPMGIHTGDSITVAPAQTLSDKEYQQMRDAAIAIIREIGVETGGSNIQFAVNPVNGDMVAIEMNPRVSRSSALASKATGFPIAKIAAKLAVGYRLDEIPNDITKKTPACFEPTIDYCVVKIPRFAFEKFPGAEPILNTQMKSVGETMSIGRTFKEALQKGIRSLEIGRFGFGGDGRGTIEIEKIVDKLRIPNPERLFYIHYALSQRMSIEKIHKFTNIDPWFLANLKQIVEMERKLAKYRLPNNSNSAQEIKEQKVPIISSELLREAKRYGFSDVQLAYLLRSDEETIRQFRKKKRIVPTFKVVDTCAAEFEAYTPYYYSTYETESEVKKSDKKKVIIIGGGPNRIGQGIEFDYCCVHGVQALREEGYEAIMVNSNPETVSTDYDISDRLYFEPLTREDVLNIIEAEQPEGVIVQFGGQTPLNLAIPLAKAGVNILGTSPDSIDLAEDRKRFGALLTALDIPTPENGTARSIDEAIAVATRIGYPVIVRPSYVLGGRAMEIVYEEIALRKYIERAVMASEEHPVLIDRFLENAVEIDVDAISDGNRTVIGAIMEHIEEAGIHSGDSACVIPPRSLNSLIIDTVKEYTYKLAKALKVVGLMNIQYALKDGKVYVLEVNPRASRTIPYVSKAIGIPLAKYATKIMVGKTLEELGFTQEKHLDYFAVKEVVLPFIKFPGVDIILGPEMKSTGEVMGLDTRFGAAFAKSQIAAGSSLPKSGTVFISVNDPDKPAIVPIARKLVELGFYLRATRGTYHYLQAQGIPVDFVYKVNEGSPNVVDLIHEGKINLIINTPLGKISKYDEFAIRRTAITNRIPVITTIPAAFAAVEGIQALQQEELYVRSLQEYHST; the protein is encoded by the coding sequence ATGCCGAAAAGAACCGATATTAAAAAAATTCTCATCATTGGGTCAGGGCCAATCGTTATTGGTCAAGCCTGCGAATTTGATTATTCCGGTACCCAAGGATGTAAAGCTTTGCGGGAAGAAGGATATGAAGTTGTACTGGTGAATAGCAATCCCGCAACGATTATGACTGACCCGCAAATGGGTGACCGAACCTATATTGAGCCGATAACCGCAGACATTATAGCGAAAATTATTGAACGAGAACGACCACATGCATTATTACCAACACTCGGTGGGCAAACAGGATTAAATGTCTCACTCGAACTCTATGAAAACGGAATCCTAGAACAATTCAATGTTGAGTTAATCGGGGCGAAAGCGGAAGCAATTAAAAAAGCCGAAGATCGAAGTCTCTTTAAAAAATGTATGGAAAATATTGGGTTGAAAGTACCAAAAAGTGGATTGGCATACACGGTAGAAGATGCGCTTCAGTTAGTGAAAGATATTGGATATCCAAATATTATTCGGCCAGCGTTTACTCTTGGGGGTTCTGGCGGTAGTATTGCGTATGATGAAACCGACTTCTTGGAAAAAGTCCAATGGGGATTGGCAACCAGTCCGATACATCAGGTGTTAATTGAACAATCCGTTATTGGGTGGAAGGAATTCGAACTAGAAGTTATGCGAGATATAGCGGATAACGTGGTAATTATCTGTTCGATAGAGAATTTTGACCCGATGGGAATTCACACCGGTGATAGTATCACAGTGGCTCCAGCGCAAACTTTGTCAGATAAAGAATATCAACAGATGCGAGATGCGGCGATAGCGATTATTCGCGAAATTGGAGTAGAAACTGGTGGGTCGAATATCCAGTTTGCAGTAAATCCGGTTAACGGGGATATGGTAGCAATTGAAATGAATCCGCGTGTTTCTCGGAGTTCTGCATTAGCTTCAAAAGCTACCGGATTTCCCATTGCGAAAATAGCAGCAAAACTTGCTGTTGGTTATCGACTTGATGAGATTCCGAACGATATAACTAAGAAAACCCCAGCTTGTTTCGAGCCGACAATAGATTATTGCGTGGTGAAAATACCGAGGTTCGCTTTTGAAAAATTTCCAGGTGCTGAACCGATTTTGAATACACAAATGAAATCGGTCGGTGAAACCATGAGCATCGGTCGGACATTTAAAGAAGCATTACAGAAAGGAATTCGATCATTAGAAATTGGTAGATTTGGGTTCGGTGGCGATGGGCGTGGGACAATCGAGATTGAAAAAATAGTTGATAAGCTACGTATTCCTAATCCAGAACGTCTATTTTATATCCATTATGCGTTATCGCAGCGAATGAGTATCGAGAAGATACATAAATTTACGAATATTGACCCTTGGTTTCTGGCGAATCTAAAACAAATCGTTGAAATGGAACGCAAACTAGCGAAATATCGATTACCGAATAACTCGAACTCTGCGCAGGAGATTAAAGAACAAAAGGTTCCGATTATCAGCAGCGAACTATTACGAGAAGCAAAACGATATGGATTTAGCGATGTTCAACTTGCCTATTTACTGCGGAGTGATGAAGAGACTATTCGGCAGTTTCGGAAGAAAAAACGGATTGTTCCAACTTTTAAAGTCGTAGACACCTGTGCTGCGGAATTTGAAGCTTATACACCATATTATTATTCAACGTATGAAACAGAATCAGAAGTGAAAAAATCGGATAAGAAAAAGGTTATCATCATCGGTGGTGGTCCAAATCGAATCGGGCAGGGGATTGAGTTTGATTATTGCTGTGTTCATGGAGTTCAGGCACTCCGTGAAGAAGGTTACGAAGCAATTATGGTCAATAGTAATCCGGAAACCGTCAGTACAGATTACGATATATCCGACCGATTATATTTTGAACCATTAACTCGAGAAGATGTATTGAATATTATTGAAGCTGAACAACCGGAAGGAGTTATTGTTCAGTTTGGTGGGCAAACTCCTTTAAATCTCGCAATACCATTAGCCAAGGCTGGGGTGAATATACTCGGTACCTCTCCAGATAGTATCGATTTAGCTGAAGACCGGAAACGTTTTGGTGCTTTATTAACAGCATTGGATATTCCTACCCCCGAAAATGGGACTGCTCGCTCAATTGACGAAGCAATTGCGGTAGCAACCCGTATTGGATACCCCGTTATCGTTCGGCCATCCTATGTGCTTGGTGGTCGAGCAATGGAAATAGTTTACGAAGAAATCGCGTTACGAAAATATATCGAACGAGCGGTTATGGCTTCGGAAGAACACCCGGTATTAATTGATCGATTCCTAGAAAATGCGGTGGAAATAGATGTTGATGCAATTAGTGATGGAAATCGAACGGTTATCGGTGCGATTATGGAACATATTGAAGAAGCGGGTATCCATTCCGGAGATAGCGCGTGTGTTATTCCACCGCGATCGTTAAATTCGCTAATAATCGATACAGTTAAAGAATATACCTATAAACTGGCAAAAGCGTTAAAGGTTGTTGGGTTAATGAATATCCAATATGCTCTTAAAGATGGGAAGGTGTATGTCCTTGAAGTCAATCCACGCGCATCGAGAACGATTCCTTATGTCAGCAAAGCTATCGGTATCCCGTTAGCCAAATATGCTACGAAAATCATGGTCGGGAAAACGCTTGAAGAACTTGGATTTACCCAGGAGAAACATTTAGATTATTTTGCTGTCAAAGAAGTCGTATTGCCATTCATTAAATTCCCGGGAGTTGATATTATTCTTGGACCAGAAATGAAATCTACCGGTGAAGTAATGGGACTCGATACTCGATTTGGCGCTGCATTTGCAAAATCACAGATTGCAGCGGGTTCGTCGCTTCCGAAATCAGGAACCGTATTTATTAGTGTAAATGACCCGGATAAACCGGCAATTGTTCCGATAGCGAGGAAATTAGTTGAACTTGGATTCTATCTCCGAGCAACTCGGGGTACTTATCACTACCTCCAAGCGCAGGGTATACCAGTTGATTTTGTTTATAAAGTTAACGAAGGCAGCCCGAATGTAGTTGACCTCATTCATGAAGGGAAAATTAACCTGATTATTAATACCCCGCTAGGAAAGATTTCTAAATATGACGAATTCGCAATTCGAAGAACTGCGATAACTAATCGTATTCCGGTTATTACCACTATTCCTGCAGCATTCGCTGCAGTTGAGGGAATCCAAGCGTTACAACAGGAAGAACTTTATGTTCGATCTCTCCAAGAATACCATAGTACCTAA
- a CDS encoding GHMP kinase: MQEFDLFVPGRVCLFGEHSDWAGGYRRLDSSIPMGYCLIVGTNQGIYAKVKPNSDELIMTSTLPDGQRIPNRIKMDEKILFDTAKRGGFFSYIAGVAYYVLRNYHVKGLTIDSYKMDLPIRKGLSSSAAINVLTARAFNYIYDLKLTKRGEMELAYLGEILTPSRCGRMDQACAYGRVPVFLTFDGDNMEIEELHPQRPIYMVIVDLKKGKDTKQILADLNACYPNTKGKIAEDVRYYLGHINQEILIQAKQAIIDGDAEEVGRLMTEAQRLFDEFMIPASPRELTAPKLHQVLSYPPIQDLIWGGKGVGSQGDGCAQFVVRGPQEQKELIKKLPESLDVECFELTIEPK; this comes from the coding sequence ATGCAAGAGTTTGATTTGTTTGTTCCGGGAAGAGTATGTTTATTTGGCGAGCATTCTGATTGGGCAGGAGGATATCGTCGGCTCGATTCGAGTATCCCAATGGGATATTGTTTAATCGTGGGAACAAACCAAGGAATATATGCAAAGGTTAAACCTAATTCCGATGAGTTGATTATGACCTCGACGTTACCAGATGGGCAACGTATTCCCAATCGGATTAAAATGGATGAAAAAATTCTGTTCGATACCGCAAAACGAGGCGGGTTTTTTAGCTATATCGCAGGAGTAGCGTATTATGTCTTGCGGAATTATCATGTTAAAGGATTAACTATCGATAGTTATAAAATGGACTTACCAATTCGAAAAGGATTATCTTCATCAGCAGCGATAAATGTACTAACAGCACGAGCATTTAATTATATCTATGACCTTAAACTTACCAAACGCGGTGAAATGGAACTAGCATATCTCGGTGAAATTTTAACTCCATCACGTTGCGGACGGATGGATCAGGCATGCGCATACGGTCGGGTTCCGGTATTTCTGACCTTTGATGGAGATAATATGGAAATAGAAGAATTACATCCACAACGTCCCATTTATATGGTCATAGTAGATTTAAAAAAAGGTAAGGATACGAAACAAATTTTAGCGGATTTGAATGCTTGTTATCCGAATACAAAAGGGAAAATAGCTGAAGATGTTCGGTATTATCTCGGTCATATCAATCAGGAGATTTTAATCCAAGCGAAACAAGCTATTATTGACGGAGATGCAGAAGAAGTAGGACGACTGATGACCGAAGCCCAACGGTTATTCGATGAATTTATGATTCCGGCAAGTCCGCGAGAATTAACCGCTCCGAAGCTTCATCAAGTATTATCTTATCCACCAATTCAAGACTTAATTTGGGGTGGCAAAGGAGTTGGGTCTCAAGGTGACGGTTGCGCGCAATTTGTGGTTCGAGGCCCGCAAGAACAAAAAGAACTGATAAAAAAATTACCAGAATCACTAGATGTCGAATGTTTTGAATTAACGATAGAACCAAAATGA
- a CDS encoding SDR family NAD(P)-dependent oxidoreductase yields the protein MSKKILVTGGAGFIGSNLVYRLVEQGEDVTILDNLSRKGTEKNVEWLKAKFGDQCKLIVGDIRNKEVVNQAVQGQEVIFHLAAQVAVTTSILNPREDFEINALGTLNILEAARMSNCNPILVFTSTNKVYGGLEDIKVIEQQKRYSFRDYPFGIAESRGLDFHSPYGCSKGAADQYVRDYARMYGLRTVVFRMSCIYGPRQFGNEDQGWVAHFIISSILGKPITIYGDGKQVRDILFIEDLIRAFQLAVANIDITAGQIYNIGGGPNNTVSAWLEFREYLAKLLCREIPANFSDWRPGDQKVYVSDIRKAQHDLNWHPRIEVGEGIERLYCWVIENSHLF from the coding sequence GTGAGCAAGAAAATACTGGTTACTGGTGGCGCAGGATTTATCGGTAGTAATCTGGTGTATCGTCTGGTTGAACAAGGTGAAGACGTAACCATACTCGATAATCTTTCGCGTAAAGGAACGGAAAAAAATGTTGAATGGCTTAAAGCAAAATTTGGTGATCAATGTAAGCTCATAGTAGGTGATATTCGAAATAAAGAAGTGGTTAATCAAGCGGTGCAAGGACAAGAGGTGATATTTCATCTTGCGGCACAGGTTGCAGTAACCACATCGATTCTGAACCCACGAGAAGATTTTGAAATTAATGCACTTGGGACATTGAATATTCTTGAAGCGGCACGGATGAGTAATTGTAATCCGATACTCGTTTTTACTTCAACGAATAAGGTGTACGGTGGATTGGAAGATATTAAAGTAATTGAACAGCAAAAACGATATAGTTTTAGAGATTATCCATTTGGAATTGCCGAATCGCGTGGGTTGGATTTTCATTCACCATATGGATGTTCAAAGGGTGCGGCGGATCAGTATGTTCGCGACTATGCACGAATGTATGGATTGCGAACCGTAGTATTTCGTATGTCTTGTATATATGGTCCACGTCAATTCGGAAACGAAGACCAGGGATGGGTTGCACATTTTATTATCTCATCGATACTGGGTAAACCGATAACTATTTATGGCGATGGGAAACAGGTCCGGGATATTCTTTTTATCGAAGATTTAATTCGAGCATTTCAGCTTGCAGTAGCGAACATTGATATCACTGCTGGGCAGATTTATAATATCGGTGGTGGGCCAAATAACACCGTATCCGCTTGGCTCGAATTTCGTGAATATCTAGCAAAACTTCTCTGTCGGGAAATCCCCGCGAATTTTAGTGATTGGCGACCAGGTGACCAAAAAGTATATGTTAGCGATATTCGAAAAGCCCAACATGATTTGAATTGGCATCCACGAATTGAAGTTGGAGAAGGTATCGAACGGCTATACTGCTGGGTAATCGAGAATTCACATCTTTTTTAA
- a CDS encoding sugar phosphate nucleotidyltransferase — MVKKAVITAAGLGTRLYPATKIVKKELFPVIDRDGLVKPIIQIIVEELVQSGIEQIGIVIQPEDKPVFHQFFHQPLPSNFAEQIQNKPIIIEQTKHILELGKRISFVYQDKQDGFGHAVYCAREFVGHEPFILLLGDHVSHSKIEISCVQQLLNVYQRYQKSVVGVLRTAESLIYRFGTVGAKPICSDPGVFEITEFKEKPTIEYAQKYLRVEGLGTNQYLCLFGQYILTPRIFEHLQYHIDHNLREQNEIQLTSALEKLRKQEGFFAYEIQGERYDIGVPEGYLETILALGKANYRSRNIVPSSLQAKNNW, encoded by the coding sequence ATGGTAAAGAAAGCTGTTATCACTGCAGCAGGTTTGGGAACACGATTATATCCCGCAACGAAAATAGTAAAAAAAGAACTGTTTCCGGTAATTGACCGTGATGGATTGGTTAAACCGATAATCCAGATTATTGTTGAAGAGCTAGTCCAATCCGGAATAGAACAGATTGGAATCGTTATCCAACCGGAAGATAAACCAGTATTTCATCAATTTTTTCATCAACCATTGCCTTCAAATTTTGCTGAACAGATACAAAATAAACCGATTATAATTGAACAGACTAAACACATTTTAGAGTTAGGCAAACGAATATCGTTTGTTTATCAGGATAAGCAGGATGGATTTGGACATGCGGTATATTGCGCTCGTGAGTTTGTAGGACACGAACCGTTTATCTTGCTCCTTGGTGACCATGTTAGTCATTCGAAAATCGAGATATCCTGCGTGCAACAATTACTAAATGTATATCAACGGTATCAAAAGAGTGTAGTAGGAGTCTTACGAACGGCAGAATCGCTTATATATCGGTTCGGTACTGTCGGCGCAAAACCGATTTGTTCGGATCCGGGCGTATTTGAAATAACGGAATTTAAAGAAAAACCGACTATTGAATATGCACAGAAATATCTTCGTGTTGAAGGTTTAGGTACGAACCAATATCTTTGCCTTTTTGGTCAATATATTTTAACCCCAAGAATTTTCGAACATTTACAATATCATATTGACCATAATCTGCGGGAACAAAATGAAATCCAATTAACTTCTGCTTTGGAAAAGCTGCGGAAACAAGAAGGATTTTTTGCTTACGAAATCCAAGGAGAACGATATGATATTGGTGTTCCGGAAGGGTATCTTGAAACGATACTAGCATTGGGAAAAGCTAACTATAGAAGTCGTAACATTGTACCCTCAAGTTTGCAAGCGAAAAACAATTGGTAA
- a CDS encoding radical SAM protein has translation MLNKILLVNPNLMKPVVSPVALDYLGVALKHAGFEVSLLDLSFSKDIESDIRSTVSHDEFILIGVTVRNIDDSYYASQDFILEKTKGIINLIKKYSDTPLVLGGVGFSIMPELTLAYCEVDLGIIGDGELALPMLAERISKEYDYSEIPNLVYKTKNGYQRNPTKFYPIDSISLSHRETIDNLRYYREGGMVGFETTRGCNQPCSYCCDPVSKGRKVRCRNPKDVVAEVAYLVSQGIDYFHTCDSEFNVDYTHAVAVCNELIHSGLGNKITWYTYCNIVPFDEPLAALLRKSGCVGIDFVADHCNEKMLKILGNQYTFADIENVAKLCHKYGFAFMFDLLLGAPGETRETITETITKLKMLNPSRVGVSLGLRIYPQTPMFDRFKQLFGKSESELLPPTFYLAPELGDDIEEYIEHLTRDDPRFLFGNRKKIDRNYNYNDNNKLVQAIVEQGYKGAFWDILRKIN, from the coding sequence ATGTTAAATAAAATTTTGCTGGTAAACCCAAACCTAATGAAACCGGTTGTATCGCCGGTAGCATTAGATTATCTTGGTGTTGCGCTAAAACATGCCGGGTTCGAAGTAAGTCTATTAGATTTATCGTTTTCTAAAGATATCGAATCCGATATTCGGTCAACGGTATCACACGATGAATTTATCTTAATTGGGGTAACCGTTCGAAATATCGATGATTCATATTATGCAAGTCAAGATTTTATTTTGGAGAAAACTAAAGGAATTATCAACCTGATTAAAAAATATAGTGATACTCCGTTAGTTCTCGGAGGCGTTGGGTTCTCGATTATGCCGGAATTAACGCTTGCTTATTGCGAGGTTGACCTTGGGATAATCGGAGATGGTGAATTAGCGTTGCCCATGTTAGCCGAACGAATATCGAAAGAGTATGATTATTCTGAAATCCCGAATCTGGTGTATAAAACTAAAAACGGATATCAGCGGAACCCGACAAAGTTTTATCCGATTGATTCAATTTCGTTATCGCACCGTGAGACTATAGATAACCTTCGATATTATCGAGAAGGTGGAATGGTTGGATTTGAGACTACACGGGGATGTAATCAGCCGTGTTCATATTGTTGTGATCCGGTGAGTAAAGGTAGAAAGGTTCGGTGCCGAAACCCGAAAGATGTTGTTGCTGAGGTAGCATATCTTGTTTCCCAAGGGATAGATTATTTTCATACCTGCGATAGTGAGTTTAATGTTGATTATACCCATGCAGTTGCGGTTTGCAATGAATTGATTCATTCTGGGCTCGGGAATAAAATTACATGGTATACCTACTGTAATATCGTACCGTTTGATGAACCGCTAGCAGCATTATTACGGAAATCTGGTTGCGTTGGCATAGATTTTGTTGCTGACCATTGCAATGAAAAGATGCTGAAAATACTTGGAAATCAATATACATTTGCTGATATCGAGAATGTAGCAAAATTATGCCATAAATATGGATTCGCGTTTATGTTTGATTTGTTACTTGGTGCTCCCGGAGAAACCCGAGAAACGATTACAGAAACCATAACTAAACTGAAAATGCTTAATCCGAGCCGGGTAGGGGTAAGCCTAGGATTACGGATATATCCCCAAACGCCAATGTTTGACCGATTTAAACAGTTGTTTGGAAAATCGGAATCGGAATTATTGCCACCGACATTTTATCTTGCCCCGGAGTTAGGTGATGATATAGAAGAATATATTGAGCATTTGACTCGAGACGATCCAAGATTCTTATTCGGGAATCGCAAAAAAATTGACCGAAATTATAATTATAATGATAATAATAAACTCGTTCAAGCGATTGTTGAGCAGGGATATAAAGGTGCATTCTGGGATATTTTGAGAAAAATTAATTAA
- the ilvA gene encoding threonine ammonia-lyase: MLTLSDIINARNRLGNAIQHTPCPYSYTLSELTGCHTYHKLESFQMTGSFKERGALNRLLSLNKEEQQQGVVTASAGNHAFAIAYHSRRLSIPATIVMPVGTPLIKVSSVRREQARVILHGENYDEAYAYAQEIARQENRIFIHAFDDPLVIAGQGTIGLELLEEPIPLDAVVVPVGGGGLISGIAIAIKETNPKIKIFGVEANNAPSMTIAIEKNQVTEIPISSTIADGIAVKKVGINTFPLVKRYVDDMVTVTDEEIANAILLLLEIEKIVAEGAGATPLAALVNRKIANLEGKKVVCILSGGNIDVNLLSRIIEKGLVKDGRLAKLRVRLPDRPGFLGKLGTLIGSCNANILEISHNRQFPSAPLGENEVDFILETRGQAHIEEIITLLRKNQYQVENLSQYTSPKN; the protein is encoded by the coding sequence ATGTTAACCTTATCAGATATTATTAATGCGAGAAATAGGCTGGGTAATGCGATTCAGCATACCCCATGTCCGTATTCTTATACGCTATCCGAACTCACTGGCTGTCATACCTATCATAAACTAGAAAGTTTCCAGATGACCGGCAGTTTCAAAGAGCGTGGTGCGTTAAATCGTCTTTTATCGTTAAATAAGGAAGAGCAGCAGCAAGGGGTGGTTACTGCAAGTGCGGGAAACCATGCGTTTGCGATAGCATACCATTCGCGACGGCTGTCGATCCCAGCAACTATCGTTATGCCAGTCGGGACACCGCTAATTAAAGTTTCTTCCGTTCGTCGGGAACAAGCTCGGGTTATTTTGCATGGAGAAAATTATGATGAAGCATATGCATATGCTCAAGAGATCGCTCGGCAGGAGAACCGGATTTTTATCCATGCGTTTGATGACCCGTTGGTTATCGCTGGTCAAGGGACAATTGGGCTTGAACTCCTCGAAGAACCGATACCGCTTGATGCGGTCGTGGTTCCAGTCGGCGGCGGCGGATTGATTAGCGGGATTGCAATAGCAATTAAAGAGACTAATCCGAAAATTAAAATTTTCGGCGTTGAAGCTAATAATGCACCTTCTATGACGATTGCAATTGAGAAAAACCAAGTAACGGAAATTCCGATATCAAGCACGATAGCTGATGGAATTGCGGTTAAAAAGGTTGGTATCAATACTTTCCCACTGGTTAAACGATATGTGGATGATATGGTTACCGTTACCGACGAAGAAATAGCGAATGCGATTCTGCTCCTGTTAGAAATCGAGAAAATCGTGGCTGAAGGTGCAGGAGCGACTCCATTAGCTGCATTAGTGAATCGGAAGATAGCCAATCTGGAAGGAAAAAAGGTAGTTTGTATATTAAGTGGCGGGAATATTGATGTTAATCTATTATCACGGATTATTGAAAAAGGATTGGTTAAAGATGGCCGGTTAGCGAAACTGCGGGTTCGACTTCCAGACCGTCCTGGATTCCTTGGCAAACTAGGCACATTAATCGGGAGTTGCAATGCGAATATCTTGGAAATCTCGCACAATCGCCAATTTCCAAGTGCACCGTTAGGTGAAAATGAGGTAGATTTCATTCTCGAAACGAGGGGGCAAGCGCATATCGAAGAAATAATTACGTTGTTGAGAAAGAATCAATATCAAGTCGAAAATTTAAGCCAATATACTTCTCCCAAAAACTGA